One genomic region from Esox lucius isolate fEsoLuc1 chromosome 24, fEsoLuc1.pri, whole genome shotgun sequence encodes:
- the rce1a gene encoding CAAX prenyl protease 2 — MLEEDDLTPNRMSNQMWSSNGEFVPPDGICWVSVLSCFLLACSYVGSLYVWRNDLPRDHPAVIKRRFTSVLIVSALSPVFVWAWKVYTGVMPGPSLLALMGVRFEGLIPAVVLPLLLTMVLFLGPLIQLAVDCPWGVMDGIWVALDPCFWALCLSDMRWLRNQVVAPLTEELVFRACMLPMLVPCASPSTAIFTCPLFFGVAHFHHVIELLRFRQGTVSGIFMAAVFQFSYTAVFGAYTAFLFIRTGHLVGPVLCHSFCNHMGFPALSTALEHPYRTAVLSCYVLGVLLFLLLLFPLTDPVYYGLPTPVCTLASVPSSLCTS, encoded by the exons ATGCTAGAGGAGGATGATTTAACGCCAAATCGTATGTCAAACCAAATGTGGAGCAGCAATGGCGAGTTTGTGCCTCCTGACGGAATATGCTGGGTGTCTGTTCTGTCATGTTTTCTGCTTGCATGTTCCTACGTTGGGAGCTTATATGTTTGGAGAAATGACTTACCAAG GGACCACCCGGCCGTTATTAAGAGACGCTTCACCAGTGTCCTAATCGTATCTGCCCTGTCACCGGTCTTCGTCTGGGCATGGAAAGTGTACACGGGTGTGATG CCTGGCCCGTCGTTGCTGGCTCTGATGGGTGTTCGCTTTGAGGGCCTTATCCCGGCCGTGGTTCTGCCTCTGCTTCTCACCATG GTGCTGTTCCTTGGCCCACTCATCCAGCTGGCAGTGGACTGTCCCTGGGGTGTCATGGATGGGATATGGGTGGCCCTTG ACCCGTGCTTCTGGGCTCTGTGTCTCAGCGACATGCGCTGGCTTAGGAACCAGGTGGTGGCTCCACTGACCGAGGAGCTGGTTTTCCGGGCCTGTATGCTGCCCATGTTGGTGCCCTGTGCCAGCCCCTCGACTGCCATTTTCACATGCCCTCTGTTCTTCGGAGTGG CTCACTTTCATCATGTGATCGAGCTGTTGCGGTTCAGACAGGGCACTGTGTCTGGGATCTTCATGGCTGCAG TGTTTCAGTTCTCCTACACGGCTGTCTTCGGGGCCTACACTGCCTTCTTATTCATCAGAACAG GTCACCTGGTAGGACCGGTGCTGTGCCACTCCTTCTGTAATCACATGGGATTCCCGGCTCTAAGCACCGCCCTGGAGCACCCGTACCGCACCGCCGTCCTCTCCTGCTACGTGCTGGGggtcctcctgttcctcctacTCCTCTTCCCCCTCACAGACCCCGTCTACTACGGCCTCCCTACCCCGGTCTGCACCCTGGCCTCGGTACCCAGCTCCCTCTGCACCTCCTGA